The window TCCTCTCCCGCATGAATCGTCAGCCCGAGGTTTCCCGAACGGGCGATGTCGAAAGCTTCTTTAAACAGCCGCGCCGGGTTTCCCCGCTCCGCCCCCGCCACATCGAAGCCGATCACCCCCGTCCGCTCATGGAACTGCTGCGCCTCGGCGATCGCCTGCCGGGCGAGGATCTTGGCGATATGGGGGCCTTGATGCCGCATGGCGATGACGATGAGTCCGGTCTCGATCGGATATTTTCGCTTGGCGCGGTTCAAGCCGGTCAACACCGAGCTGATCGTCTGCCGAAGGGTCAACCCCGCGAAAGTGTGGATGATCGGCGCATAACGAAGCTCCAGCAGCCGGACGCCGTTCTGATAGGCCTTTTTGACAATCGACTCGACGACATAGGAGATGTTTCCGTAAAACTGCGTGATCCAGGCCGGATAGTGAAACTTGTCGAGGTAGCGAAGCAGCGCCCCCTCTTCCCCCTCCTGAAGAACGAGAAGACGCTCCATCTCCTTCTTTGTGGCAACCGGGTTGAGCCGGTGCTCTTTCATCAGCTTCCAGGTGATGTCGACCGGAATCGACCCGTCGACATGCTGGTGAAGCTCGACCTTCTCGATTTTTCCGATTCCGTTTTTCGATGGTATCTGCTTTTTGTTGGAACGTCTCATCTGCCTGCTTCTTCTTGCCAGTAACGGTATGCCAGAAACGGATCCCACATCGCGCCGGTGGCGGTCATGACGGCATCGACCCCCACGCCGAGGAACTCCCGGACGTGCGCCGAGGTCATCACCCCGCCGACGCCGACGATCTCGAAATCATATTTCTCTTTCTGTTTTAAATCGACGATCCGCTTCGCCTGCGTCATCGCGCAGGACCGGATGGCGGCGCCGCAGACCCCCGACCGAAGCCGTCCTTTCCCGGGGAGCGCTTGGGTGCCGTCGGGATTTACCACCTCAAAGGAGAGGGTGTTGAGACCGGAGATCGCATCGACGTGCGGCGCGTTGGCGGCGACAACCTTCTCCAAACGGGAGGGATCGGAGATGTAGCCGATCTTGATGATCAACGGCACCGAGCCGATCGCCTGCTTCACCCGCCTCGAAATCTCCGAAGAGAAGACCGGATCGGTGTAGACGCTCCCTTCCCCCGTCACGACGTTCGGACAGGAGAGGTTGATCTCGACCACGGGCGCCCCCGCTTCGGCGGCCAGACGGGCCGCGCGGGCGTAATCTTCCGCCAGATCCTTTTCGCCCGGCGTGCCGACGACGCTGACGATCAGCAGCTGCCCGTCGCCGATCCCCCCTTTCGCCCGGCCGATATCTTCCTGCCAAATCTTCGGATCACGCGACGGCATTCCGAACGAATTGGTGATGCTGATCTCTTCCACGCTGGAGGGAGATTCCATCGAGGCGATCAAGCGCTTCCCGAAATCTTTCTCGGTCAACGGCCCCTTCCATTGAAGGAACATGCAATTCGGATCGGGATGGCTGGGGGTCGCCGCGGTTCGGACCGTCTTATAGACAAGGAGGTCGAAGCCAAGCTCCGCATAGGCGATGATCCAGCGCGAATTCAAAAGCGGTCCGGCCGGGATGCCGAGACGGGAATTGACATCGAATCCGAGGAATTTCACTTTCTTCCGAATCTGCCGGGCGGGGGGCTTTTCTTTGAGAAAGGGACCTTCTTGATAATTGGCTTCGTAGGAGCGGGTGATATCGTATGTCGGGCTTGGCTTCATCAAAAGAATGTTCCTGAAAAATCGAATTAATGCTTTTCATGCTAACACGGAGAGGTCACCGGGTCAACCTTCCGGCTGAGGGACGGAATAATCGGAGTTAGAAGGGATGGCCAAACGGTGGTGCTGGTGGGCCATAAACTGATGCCGGCTTCCGGAATAGGGACCTTCAAAACCGAGTTCACGCAGTCTGCGGATAAAATCACGCCGCTTACATGGAATCCATCGGCTCACGGGTGGGCTCCCTGTTTAGATCCACGCCGGCAATGACAGGTAAAGAGTGGCCCAGCTTGAGACCGACCAGAATCCAGTCCTCCAAGGTTGAGCGCAATTCATCTTCACACGCGCGCAATGTGGATCCGAACGCGACGACCCCTTTACAGGAGGGAATCCGACCCGTGAATGTGCCGTCCTCCAGCTTATCATAGACCGCCTGAGCCATTGCCTGGCTCACGTATTCGGTCAGGATATACTGTACGGCCACGTGCACCTCCCATTTAATCGATTCAGGCTTCGTTAACCGGCAGCCCCGTCTTTAGGTGGTCATTATAACATGCCCCTTCAAACGGGGCCAACTGAAAAACCGGCGCATTATCAAACTTTGCTCTGCATTTCCATCTTGATTGACGCCCCTCTCCTGGCTATTTGGTAGCAGCGATTCGGCCATCACGGAATTCCCGGCTTTTCTTATTTTAATCTGGCGGTTTAAATTGAAGCGTCCCCGCCGCAAGCAGCGGGGACGCTTCGACCCGAAGGAAAAACATCTATTTGTGTTGGCGCATCTAACCCGCGTCCAAGGAGCGGAAAAGCGACGCGCGTGCGTGTTCATAGCAAGACAGCCCAGGCAATATACCTGGGCTGTCTATAACACTCCTTATCGAGAAATTCAACCGGATCGATTAAACCTTTTCGATGACCAGCTTGAAATGGCCGTCCGGCAATTTTTCATTCTTTAAAATCTTATGCCCCTCGGCCTGAACGCTTCGTGGAACATTCCGGATCGGCTCCCCGTCGTCGATGATGACCTCGAGCAGCTGGCCGGCATCCATTTCTTCCAACTGCAGTTTCGTCTTCACAAAGTTCATGGGGCAAGCGACACCCGAAAGGTCCAGACTGGCATCGACTTCTTTTTGTACGCTCATATCCACCTCATTCTGTATCACGGACGAAATCGGCTCTCTCTTCCTTAACTTCAAGCCGGCATCGAGACGATCATATGCTTCATGACACTCCCGGACAAAGGCATCGGCCAGATCGAGAGTCTTCCGGACCGATTCGAGCTGCGGATCGAAGGAGACCCACTTTCCGAGATCCTCCGTGAAGTTTTCGAACCGTTCCGTGACGATCCCCTGCTCCACCAGCTTGTGCTGGAACTCCTTGAGGATCTGATCTTCATGCGGCAAATCGACGCCGAACGGAATCAACAAGGCGCGGCAGCAGACCATGATCGCCTGTTTGATGTCGGCGATCGCCTCGTCCGACTGCCCACGGGCGAGGGCGGCGGAGGCCTTCTCGATCGACTGGCTCCCCATCCGAAGATGGTGCTCGATCATATCGATCACTGTCCCGGCGCACTCCCCCGGACCGAGGTCGTCGAGCGAGAAATCCTGATCGCCGTTGTAATCTTGATAATACTCCGGCGCCTCCTGCGGCGTGGGGATCTGGATGAACTTCTCCAGCCGGGCGGAGAGGGCGTCGCGGCCGAAGCGCTCGATGAACTGGTTGAACGCTTCCTCCCCCTGCCGATTCTCGCGATAGGCCTTGATGAGCTCGATCACCGCCGAAGGAATGTTCTTGGCAGGGATCTTCAGCTTGGAGGCCCCGATCACCGAGCGCTCCGCGCTCACCCCCCCTCCCAAATGGAGTTGGTAGTGCGGCGCCAGCTTGCCGTGAACCTTTTTGCCGACCCCATGAAAACCGATCCCGGCGATATGGTGATGGCCGCACGAATTCGGACAGCCGGAGATCCGTATCCGAAGACCGTTGATGTCTTCGAATTCCGGAAGATCTTTCTCGAATCGGTCGACAATGGCCGCGCCCAATCCCATCGAGGAGGTCAATGCCAGCTGGCAGCTGTCGGCGCCCGGGCAGGCAATTACATCGACGGCGCGTTCCGCCCCCGCGCCGGCCAACCCGATTCGATCGAGCGCGGCGTAAAGCGCCGGAAGGTCCTGCCGGCGGACATGGTGAAGAATCAAGTTTTGCTGATGGGTCGTCCGGATCGCATCCGGGGAAAACCGATCGACGATATCGGCCATTCCGCGCAGCTGGGCGGCGGTGATGTCTCCGAGAATTAATTTGATCTGGACGGCGCAGATGCCGGGCATCGGCTGCGGGATGATATTCGTCCGAAACCACTTCTCATACGCCGCGTTTCCGTGGTGACCATTCCCCCCGTTCTGAACCAAGTCAAGCTCAAGGGAGGGAGCCTTCGGTTGCGGGGCCGGCAGAGCGGGATAGACTTTGCCCGATTCCTTAAGGAGGGCCAATTCTTCCGCCACCTTATTGTTGAATTGATCGCTCCCCCACTTTTCAATAATGAATTTCATCCGGGCCTTGCTCTTTGTTTTCCGGTCTCCGTTCGCATCGAAAATTTTGAGGATCGCTTCGCAGAAAGGCAAAACCTCTTCCATCGGCAAAAATTCGGTATAGAGCTTCGCCAGTTTCGGATGAGACCCCAACCCTCCTCCGACAAAAACTTTGAAGCCGTACTCCGTCCGGCCCTGAACGTCACGGCTCGTCGCGATGAACCCGATATCATGGATCGACGCCAAACCGCACTCGCTCTGGCACCCGGAGAAGGAGATTTTGAATTTGCGGGGAAGATCTTGGTTGATCGGATTCCGCAGCAGGTAGTAGGCGACCTTCTCTGAAATCGCGGTCACATCGAATAATTCAGTGGGGCAGACTCCTGCAAGATGACAGGCGGTCACGTTGCGGACGGTGTTGCCGCACGCCTCGCGGGTCGTTAATCCAGATTCGGCCAGCCGGGTCATCACGGCGGTGATGTCGTCCAATTTCACAAAATGGTACTGGATATCCTGCCGGGTGGTGACATGTCCCTTGCCGGTCGAATAATGCTCGGCGATTTCCGCCAAAGCGCGAAGCTTCCGACTATTCAGAACCCCCGACGGGATCTTGACCCGGACCATCTGAAACCCTTTTTGCCGTTGTCCATAGATCCCATGTTGGAGCCGGAAACGCTTGAACTTTTCTTCAGGAATCTCTTTTTTCTTCAGACGTTCCACCTGAAGACCAAAGTTCTCAATTTCCTTGACGATTTCTTCCGGAAGGGTGGTTTGAATTGGGCCCATTGAATCCTCTCATCGAACTTAAAAGATTTCACAAAGGATACACCAGATTCCCCAAACAATCAATATAAAACTCGCCGCCCCAAGCAATGAAATTCCCCTTTAAAACAACGAAGATAATAAAAAAGGGGAGCCGTGTCCGGCTCCCCTTTTTTAGCTGATTCGACCTACGGATTCTTTCCGCCGATCCGTTCCGGTCGATTCCTACTGCTGGCCACTCGTATCTTGTTGACCCATTTCAGGCTGGCCGCCTCCCATTCCAAACTCCTTCTGGAGGAGCTGTTGCGCTTTTTCGAAATGTTGATTGGCCTGTTGGGTCTTTCCCTGCCGATAGAGGGCGAGCGCGAGATTCAAATGAGCTTCCGGGATATCGGGATTGATTTTGGTCACGTTCTCAAAATGTTGCTGCGCATTCACATACTTTTCTTCGTTGTACGCATCAACGCCTTCGTTAAATTCATCTTGAACGGTTTCCGGTAAATTCCCCGGCGCCGCGGCTTGCGGTTGGCCGCCTCCGCCGTTAAAAATCTTACTGGTCGTTCCACACGCCGTCGTAAGGAACATCAACGCTATCGACAATACGATTACTTTTTTCATTCTATACCTCCTTCTGGTGAGCCTGGTGAGCATATTCCGTAGTCTTTATTGTAATAATCGCGGTTGCCCCGCATCAATTACCTCGAAGAGCTAATCCTGTCAGGTAGGCTTGCATCATCGGAATATCGATCGCGATGTCACTTTGAAAAAGAATTTGACAGGCAAATGAATTCGCGTAGAATACCGGCCATGATGAACCAATCTCTTTCAGTCCTCACGGTGATCTTCCTCTTCCTGGAAGCAGGTTGTGTCAAACCCGAACCGCCCCCGCCGAATCCTTTCCGAGAGCCGATCACCTACGCGGTTGGGCATAGCCCCTCGTTCGTCGGCGCCGCCGACCTGAATCAAGACGGCTTCCTCGATCTGGCGGTGGCCAATACCGAAGACAACAACGTCTTTCTTCTCATCAACAACAAAGACGGAAGCTTTCAAGATCCGGTCCAGCTCAAAACCGGACGGCAGCCCCGATCGATCGCCTTCGGGGATTTTAACGAAGACGGAAAGGTTGATCTGGCCGCCCTCAACAACGATGAAGATAACCTCTCTCTTTTTCTCAACCAAGGCCACGTCCTTTTTGCTCCTCCCGTTATTTATCAGGTCGGCCGCGCCCCCTTCATGGCGACGGTCGCCGACTTCAACGGAGATCGGCATCTGGATATGGCGGTCGTCTCGCGCTACGATCGTCTGATGATCCTGCTCGGGAAAGGAAATGGCACATTTGAGAATGGAATGGTCCTCGATCCGGGAGCGATCCCCACCGGAATCATCTCCGGGCTTTTCAACGGAGACGAGTTCCTCGATCTTGCCGTTGCGAACAACGGCCCCGGAAGCCATGAATTTATTTTTTTATGGGGACGGGGGGACGGCACCTTCGAGAAGGGAGAAAAAGGGACCGCCGGGATGAACCCGCTGAGCCTGATCTCGGAAGACTTCAATCAAGACGGCCTCCCCGATATTGTGGTCGTGAACGGCCTTGGAGATTCCCTCTCCCTTTTTCTTCAAGAGAAAGAGGGCCGCTACGGGAAAGCGCATCATTTCGGGGCGGAGGGAGGACCGGTCGCCGCCGTCGCGGCCGATTTCAGCGGAGACGGTCTCCTCGATCTGGTCGTCGCCAACAGCCGGAGTTCGAATATCTCCTTTTTAGCCGGAAAAGGGGACGGGACCTTCCATCACCCTCCTTTGAATATCCGCACCGGCGTCGGACCCTTTTCAATCGCGACTGGAGATTTTAACCAGGACGGTTTCCTCGACATCGTCGTCGCCAATAACGAAGATCAAAACCTTTCGCTCCTGATCGGAAAACAAAGAAAGAGGAGGGATTGACAAAGGGACCCGAAATCATTTATTAATAATCATTCTCATTATTAATAAGTGAATATCCAATGAGCCCTTTTTTTCGAAAAAGCCGCCAGCGGCAGATGATTCTCGATACCCTCTCCGACATGAAAACCCATCCGACCGCGCAAGAAATCTTCGCCCGGGTCCGGGAGGTCGACTCCCAGGTCGGGCAAGCCACCGTTTACCGAAATCTCCGGATCTTAAAAGAACAGGGTGAAATTATCGAGCTGAGTTTCGGAACCGGCGAGAAACGCTACGATCG of the Candidatus Manganitrophus noduliformans genome contains:
- a CDS encoding FG-GAP repeat domain-containing protein, with translation MMNQSLSVLTVIFLFLEAGCVKPEPPPPNPFREPITYAVGHSPSFVGAADLNQDGFLDLAVANTEDNNVFLLINNKDGSFQDPVQLKTGRQPRSIAFGDFNEDGKVDLAALNNDEDNLSLFLNQGHVLFAPPVIYQVGRAPFMATVADFNGDRHLDMAVVSRYDRLMILLGKGNGTFENGMVLDPGAIPTGIISGLFNGDEFLDLAVANNGPGSHEFIFLWGRGDGTFEKGEKGTAGMNPLSLISEDFNQDGLPDIVVVNGLGDSLSLFLQEKEGRYGKAHHFGAEGGPVAAVAADFSGDGLLDLVVANSRSSNISFLAGKGDGTFHHPPLNIRTGVGPFSIATGDFNQDGFLDIVVANNEDQNLSLLIGKQRKRRD
- the add gene encoding adenosine deaminase, encoding MRRSNKKQIPSKNGIGKIEKVELHQHVDGSIPVDITWKLMKEHRLNPVATKKEMERLLVLQEGEEGALLRYLDKFHYPAWITQFYGNISYVVESIVKKAYQNGVRLLELRYAPIIHTFAGLTLRQTISSVLTGLNRAKRKYPIETGLIVIAMRHQGPHIAKILARQAIAEAQQFHERTGVIGFDVAGAERGNPARLFKEAFDIARSGNLGLTIHAGEDEGPEAIWEAVDILGARRIGHGCSAIKDKALMRRLAKDQVLVECCYTSNYQTGAVPMGAPHPIFTFLEYGIPIAICTDNTTVSNTDQIRENEKLSKWLTTAQLQEIHRKARAHSFIHATPNIRENLPPQHDLERPRFNHSKK
- a CDS encoding sulfurtransferase TusA family protein; the encoded protein is MGPIQTTLPEEIVKEIENFGLQVERLKKKEIPEEKFKRFRLQHGIYGQRQKGFQMVRVKIPSGVLNSRKLRALAEIAEHYSTGKGHVTTRQDIQYHFVKLDDITAVMTRLAESGLTTREACGNTVRNVTACHLAGVCPTELFDVTAISEKVAYYLLRNPINQDLPRKFKISFSGCQSECGLASIHDIGFIATSRDVQGRTEYGFKVFVGGGLGSHPKLAKLYTEFLPMEEVLPFCEAILKIFDANGDRKTKSKARMKFIIEKWGSDQFNNKVAEELALLKESGKVYPALPAPQPKAPSLELDLVQNGGNGHHGNAAYEKWFRTNIIPQPMPGICAVQIKLILGDITAAQLRGMADIVDRFSPDAIRTTHQQNLILHHVRRQDLPALYAALDRIGLAGAGAERAVDVIACPGADSCQLALTSSMGLGAAIVDRFEKDLPEFEDINGLRIRISGCPNSCGHHHIAGIGFHGVGKKVHGKLAPHYQLHLGGGVSAERSVIGASKLKIPAKNIPSAVIELIKAYRENRQGEEAFNQFIERFGRDALSARLEKFIQIPTPQEAPEYYQDYNGDQDFSLDDLGPGECAGTVIDMIEHHLRMGSQSIEKASAALARGQSDEAIADIKQAIMVCCRALLIPFGVDLPHEDQILKEFQHKLVEQGIVTERFENFTEDLGKWVSFDPQLESVRKTLDLADAFVRECHEAYDRLDAGLKLRKREPISSVIQNEVDMSVQKEVDASLDLSGVACPMNFVKTKLQLEEMDAGQLLEVIIDDGEPIRNVPRSVQAEGHKILKNEKLPDGHFKLVIEKV
- a CDS encoding Fur family transcriptional regulator, giving the protein MSPFFRKSRQRQMILDTLSDMKTHPTAQEIFARVREVDSQVGQATVYRNLRILKEQGEIIELSFGTGEKRYDRNVSRHEHFTCRRCGKIEDIYPNYRSLTGSLSEKGFQIDEWRIEAFGICQGCIEPNQPH
- a CDS encoding tetratricopeptide repeat protein, with the protein product MKKVIVLSIALMFLTTACGTTSKIFNGGGGQPQAAAPGNLPETVQDEFNEGVDAYNEEKYVNAQQHFENVTKINPDIPEAHLNLALALYRQGKTQQANQHFEKAQQLLQKEFGMGGGQPEMGQQDTSGQQ
- a CDS encoding dihydroorotate dehydrogenase codes for the protein MKPSPTYDITRSYEANYQEGPFLKEKPPARQIRKKVKFLGFDVNSRLGIPAGPLLNSRWIIAYAELGFDLLVYKTVRTAATPSHPDPNCMFLQWKGPLTEKDFGKRLIASMESPSSVEEISITNSFGMPSRDPKIWQEDIGRAKGGIGDGQLLIVSVVGTPGEKDLAEDYARAARLAAEAGAPVVEINLSCPNVVTGEGSVYTDPVFSSEISRRVKQAIGSVPLIIKIGYISDPSRLEKVVAANAPHVDAISGLNTLSFEVVNPDGTQALPGKGRLRSGVCGAAIRSCAMTQAKRIVDLKQKEKYDFEIVGVGGVMTSAHVREFLGVGVDAVMTATGAMWDPFLAYRYWQEEAGR